A single region of the Solwaraspora sp. WMMD406 genome encodes:
- a CDS encoding papain-like cysteine protease family protein, translated as MIVGTATRIGDTMPLSAADLAVLGETPITIRSTAFPNVYLRLDGRGVTSQTANGGGLVNCQFSAGTPGPYERFKIRRQADGTYSFESAAFPNVWLRMDSRGVAAQVTGGGGLVNAQFNANGGSAEKFRLHTHAGDAFSFESTLTSNVFLRMDGTGVTSSTDNGGGRVNCQFNANGGIHEKFVISMIDQRLDFAMQRQEQDMWCWSAATVSVAAYYDPNTPWTQCTLADAELNRNDCCVAPGVVSPGNQGRWPDTAMQRVGVLRQRENRALTPAEIGAEMANSAPIELNTSWRGGGGHILAIRGRFFLDGEEYVSVADPWYGDSDVSYRTFRDGYQGSGTWNVSYKTQR; from the coding sequence ATGATCGTTGGCACCGCAACACGGATCGGAGACACCATGCCCTTATCAGCGGCCGATCTTGCCGTGCTCGGGGAAACCCCGATCACGATCCGATCGACAGCGTTCCCGAACGTCTATCTCCGCCTTGACGGTCGAGGGGTCACCTCCCAGACCGCGAATGGCGGCGGACTGGTCAACTGCCAGTTCAGCGCCGGCACACCCGGCCCGTACGAAAGGTTCAAGATTCGTCGACAGGCCGACGGCACCTACTCGTTCGAGTCGGCCGCCTTTCCCAACGTGTGGCTCCGGATGGATAGCCGGGGTGTCGCTGCGCAGGTCACGGGCGGCGGCGGTCTGGTCAACGCCCAGTTCAACGCCAACGGCGGTTCCGCCGAGAAGTTCCGGCTGCACACCCACGCGGGCGACGCGTTCTCCTTCGAGTCGACCCTCACCTCGAACGTGTTTCTCCGGATGGACGGCACCGGCGTGACCTCGTCCACCGACAACGGCGGCGGGCGCGTCAACTGTCAGTTCAACGCTAATGGCGGAATCCACGAGAAGTTCGTCATCTCGATGATCGACCAGCGGCTCGATTTCGCCATGCAGCGCCAGGAGCAGGACATGTGGTGCTGGTCGGCGGCCACCGTGAGCGTCGCGGCCTACTACGACCCGAACACCCCCTGGACCCAGTGCACCCTCGCCGACGCGGAGCTAAACCGGAACGACTGCTGCGTAGCTCCGGGCGTGGTGTCGCCCGGCAACCAGGGGCGCTGGCCGGACACGGCGATGCAGCGTGTCGGCGTCCTGCGTCAACGAGAGAACCGGGCCTTGACTCCCGCCGAGATCGGCGCCGAGATGGCCAACTCGGCCCCGATCGAATTGAATACGTCCTGGCGGGGCGGCGGCGGCCATATCCTGGCGATACGCGGACGCTTTTTCCTCGACGGTGAGGAGTACGTCAGTGTGGCGGACCCGTGGTACGGGGACTCCGACGTCTCGTACCGCACCTTCCGCGACGGATATCAGGGCAGCGGGACCTGGAACGTCAGTTACAAGACCCAGCGCTAG